Part of the Natrialbaceae archaeon AArc-T1-2 genome, ACGACGTCACCGACGAGTCCGCATTTCGAGCGGTCGAGCCAGACGGCGTCGGCGTTCGGGTCGGCGACGACAGCCCGTCAGCGGCCTCCTGTCGGGTGCGTTCGCCGGACGACGTTACCTCCTTGCTCGAGTGGCTGGTGACGACTGGCGTCGACCTGCTCGAGAACGACCGATCCCGTTCACCGTCGACGACCGACACTGATCTCGATCTCGGGAACTGATCGATGGCGTGGGTTCCCGGCCACCGAAGATGTGGGGGATGGGTGGGGGGTGGGAGTGGGGGAGATGGGGGGATGAGAGATGGGGGGGATCGGGTGGGAGGCGAATCGGTTGGAACTGAACGACGATACTCGATGGGGGTACTCGGTACGCCGGTTCACGTTCCACGGCGGGACCGGTAGCAGTGTCGGTCCACGGTACCGCTCTCCGCACCCAGTAATCGAATTTGTGCCCGACCACTATAAAATTTCCGTTAGACATATCTGTCGGAAATGGGTCGGCCGAAGTCGAAAGTATTAGTTACCATCGGAAATATATGTTCGATAGAGAGTGGATATCTGTGAAACTCAGACAGCCAACTGACTTTCTGATCCTCGAGGCACTCGAGGACAAAGGGCGAAACGTCGCGACGAACCTCGCCTCCCACACGGGAAAGAGCCGAAAGAACATCAACACGCGGCTGCCGGTGCTCGAAGATTACGGGCTCGTTCGCAAGATCGGTCCGGCAGAGCGCTCGGGGTTGTACGAGATCACGCCGCTTGGCAAGGCCGCCTTAGTCTATCGGGACCAGTACGACGAGGTCGACGACTTCGAATCGCTCATCGAGGGCCCGAACGTCAGTGCGGATACCGCCGAAGAACAGGCGAGTTTTGCCCGCGGCGACGAGGAGTCCGAATCCGGAGACGACGAGTAATCACCGACGTCTCTCGAGCAGAGCCGCGTTACGTTCGTCCGAGTTCGTCCCCGACGAGGTCGACGGCGTTTCGGATCGCGCCGACCGACGAGAGATAGCCGGCGCCGACGGTCGTCTTCAGCGCCGTCGCGGCCCGACCGGTGACCACCGTCGGTCCGAGCTGTGCAACGGCATCGTCACCCACGCTCACCAGCCAGCCCGGGGAGTCGAACGTGTACGTCTCGAGTCGGGGTTCGAAGTCGTCTTTGTCTCCGCCGCGGTCGTATGCGACCAGCCGCGAGACGTTCTCGGCGACGGTTCGTGCCTGCCGGACCGCCGTCTGGGCGCTCGCAGGGACGGCCTGGCCCTCGGCGTCGACGACGCTTGCAGCGTCTCCGAGCGCGAAGGTGCGATCGGACAGCCGGAGATCCCCTCTGACCGTCGGTCGATCCCCCGAAAGCGGCGTCGGCCCCCGGATACCGCCCGTCCAGACGAACGCGTCGTATCGGAGCCGATCGTCACCCTCGAGGCCGACGGCGGACGCGTCGGCATCGGTCACGGTCGCGCCCGTCTTGACTTCGACACCCTGATCCTCGAGCGCCGAGCGGACGGCCCGCTGAAAGTTCGCCGGGAAGGTCGGGGCCACCGTATCGTACTGCTCGAGAAGCGTGATCGACGCGTCCGTCGCTTCTTCGCGGGCGAGTGCCGCGAGTTCGCCCGCGACCTGGACCCCCGAGAGGCCGCCCCCGCCGACGACCAGTCGCGGATCCGGCTGTGAGAACGCCCCGAGAGCGGCCGTCCGGATCGCCTTGGCGTCGTCCAGGCTCTTCAGCGGCGTCGCGTGCTCGCGAACGCCCTCGAGACCGTAGAAGGCCGTCTCCGCGCCGAGACAGATCGCACCGACGTCGTAGGTGAGCGAACCGGACGAAAGCGAGACGGTCCGGGCGTCGGTGTCGACATCCTCGACGCGGGCGACGCGGACGGTCGCTCGGTCGACTGCGTCCGTCAGGGAGACGGTAATGTCGGACGCCAGCGCCGGCCGGCGAATCACGCGGTGGAGTTCGTGTTGGACGAGGTGGTCCGGCGACTGGTCGACGAGCGTGATCTCGACGTCGGCGGGGAACTCTCGCTCGAGCAGGCGGGTCAGCGTCAGGCCGGCGTAGCCCGCTCCGAGGACGACGACGTGCATATCGAACGTACGGATCGAACGGGTATAGATGTAGCCGAAGCGAAAGCGCCGTGGCAGAAGTTCTGCTGTCGGTCATGGACCTGTGAACTTGCGTGTGCCAGAACCGGCGATACAGCGTGTGTCAGTCCGCTCTCTCACGGGAGGATCACGTACGTATGACCGACAGTATTAGAACAGGTGGTCGTCTTCCTCGAGCAGCTTCGCGGGACCGCCGACGCTCCAGATGGTCGTCGAGACGCCACAGTCGGCGACCTCCTCCTCGACGCGGTCGGCGTACTCCTCCGTGGTGTTGACGTAGACGCTCGCCCCGGTGTCAGTCGAGAAGTAACACGGAATGCCCTCCTCCTCGCGAAGTTCCCGCACCCGGTTGAAGATGGCGAGCGTCGCGGGCTGCCAGTAGACCCAGCCGGAGGGGCCGGTCATGGTCGTCGCGGCGAGCGAAAGCGAGTCGTGCTCGGCGAGTTCGAACGTCCGGTCGAAGTCGTTCTCGCGCAAGGCATCGCGCATCTCGGCGATCTGTTCGTGAATGTGGGCGTTGCGGGCCTGGAACATGTGACTGTCCGCGGCCTCGTCGTGGGCGTCCTCGGTCTCCTTGTGGTAGGGGACGAGCCCGACGACGATCCGGAGGTCCTCGTGGAGGTCGGTCTGGAGCCGCCGGGAGCGACAGTCCGCGTCGTTGAGCCCGGTGTGTAGCTGGGAGAACGCCCCCGTCACC contains:
- a CDS encoding NAD(P)/FAD-dependent oxidoreductase, which translates into the protein MHVVVLGAGYAGLTLTRLLEREFPADVEITLVDQSPDHLVQHELHRVIRRPALASDITVSLTDAVDRATVRVARVEDVDTDARTVSLSSGSLTYDVGAICLGAETAFYGLEGVREHATPLKSLDDAKAIRTAALGAFSQPDPRLVVGGGGLSGVQVAGELAALAREEATDASITLLEQYDTVAPTFPANFQRAVRSALEDQGVEVKTGATVTDADASAVGLEGDDRLRYDAFVWTGGIRGPTPLSGDRPTVRGDLRLSDRTFALGDAASVVDAEGQAVPASAQTAVRQARTVAENVSRLVAYDRGGDKDDFEPRLETYTFDSPGWLVSVGDDAVAQLGPTVVTGRAATALKTTVGAGYLSSVGAIRNAVDLVGDELGRT
- a CDS encoding winged helix-turn-helix domain-containing protein, with translation MKLRQPTDFLILEALEDKGRNVATNLASHTGKSRKNINTRLPVLEDYGLVRKIGPAERSGLYEITPLGKAALVYRDQYDEVDDFESLIEGPNVSADTAEEQASFARGDEESESGDDE
- the mvaD gene encoding phosphomevalonate decarboxylase MvaD gives rise to the protein MKATAMAHPIQGLVKYHGMRDDIERLPYHDSISVCTAPSHTRTTVEFSMDYDEDVFVVDGEELEGRAYERVEAVVEKARSLSDAAHTVYPVRLESENSFPSNVGLGSSSSGFAAAAMALAEAAELDCSRQEISTIARVGSASASRAVTGAFSQLHTGLNDADCRSRRLQTDLHEDLRIVVGLVPYHKETEDAHDEAADSHMFQARNAHIHEQIAEMRDALRENDFDRTFELAEHDSLSLAATTMTGPSGWVYWQPATLAIFNRVRELREEEGIPCYFSTDTGASVYVNTTEEYADRVEEEVADCGVSTTIWSVGGPAKLLEEDDHLF